A DNA window from Bacillales bacterium contains the following coding sequences:
- the accD gene encoding acetyl-CoA carboxylase, carboxyltransferase subunit beta has translation MLKDLFAKKKKYATVPSEKVKNDVPEGLMSKCPQCKTIMYTKELNKNLKVCISCGYHHRMTAQERFESLFDDGIFEELDHGLTSANPLQFPDYTEKLDKDKKKTELNEAVLTGEGTIEQLPVVMAVMDARFRMGSMGSVVGEKITRAVERAGERKLPFIIFTASGGARMQEGALSLMQMAKTSAALKKFSSDGGLFISVMTHPTTGGVSASFASLGDYNFAEPGALIGFAGRRIIEQTIRQELPDDFQTAEFLFEHGQLDRVIPRKEMKEALATVLSIHGTGGRKK, from the coding sequence TTGTTAAAGGATTTGTTTGCTAAGAAGAAAAAATATGCAACGGTTCCTTCGGAGAAAGTGAAAAACGATGTGCCCGAAGGTTTGATGTCGAAATGTCCGCAATGCAAAACGATTATGTACACGAAAGAATTGAATAAAAATTTAAAAGTGTGCATTTCGTGCGGCTACCATCATCGAATGACGGCACAGGAGCGGTTTGAAAGTTTGTTTGACGACGGTATCTTTGAAGAGTTGGATCACGGGTTGACTTCAGCAAACCCGTTGCAGTTTCCGGATTATACGGAGAAACTGGATAAGGACAAGAAGAAAACGGAGCTGAATGAGGCGGTTCTCACCGGCGAAGGAACGATCGAGCAATTGCCGGTCGTAATGGCCGTGATGGACGCTCGGTTTCGTATGGGGAGCATGGGCTCCGTTGTAGGGGAAAAAATCACGCGCGCCGTGGAACGTGCTGGAGAACGGAAGCTGCCTTTCATCATTTTCACCGCTTCGGGAGGCGCCCGAATGCAGGAAGGGGCGCTCAGCTTGATGCAAATGGCGAAAACAAGCGCGGCGCTGAAGAAGTTCAGCAGTGACGGCGGCTTGTTCATTTCGGTCATGACGCATCCGACAACGGGCGGTGTGTCGGCAAGCTTCGCATCACTCGGGGATTATAATTTTGCCGAGCCCGGCGCACTTATCGGCTTTGCCGGAAGAAGAATCATTGAACAAACGATTCGCCAAGAATTGCCGGACGACTTTCAAACGGCCGAATTTTTGTTCGAGCACGGCCAACTCGACCGAGTCATCCCGAGAAAAGAAATGAAAGAGGCGCTTGCCACGGTTCTGTCGATACACGGAACGGGAGGTCGAAAAAAATGA
- the pyk gene encoding pyruvate kinase, translated as MQKTKIVCTIGPASEKVEQLIEMIEAGMSVARLNFSHGDHEEHAARIRNIREAAEKTGKTVAILLDTKGPEIRTGTLAKPSIQLKAGQSLTLAMDEVEGNEEKISVSYSGLVNDVSEGSVILLDDGLIELKVTEIRDREVITQVLNDGELKSKKGVNIPNVSVDLPGITEKDAKDIVFGIKQNIDFIAASFVRRASDVLEIRQLLEANEAEHIHIIPKIENREGVENIDEILNVSDGLMVARGDLGVEIPAEEVPLVQKDLIRKCNTRGKPVITATQMLDSMQRNPRPTRAEASDVANAIFDGSDAVMLSGETAAGQYPVEAVKTMSKIALRTETAIAYDDLFDKSMRDSETTITDAISQSVTHTALKLNVSAVITATESGHTARMIAKYRPKSPIVAVTNSERVKRQLMLVWGVVPQLGETASSTDEMLDIAVEEALNSGIVRHGDLVVISAGVPVGQTGTTNLMKVHVVGDVLARGQGIGKISVSGKVVLAENANEANEKMTEGAILISYGTDRDMMPAIKKASAIIVERGGLTSHAAIIGLNLDIPVVVGVEGALQLFRDGQEITVDPERGDIYDGHASVL; from the coding sequence ATGCAAAAAACGAAAATCGTTTGCACGATCGGTCCTGCGAGCGAAAAGGTCGAACAGCTCATCGAAATGATTGAAGCCGGAATGAGCGTCGCTCGTTTGAATTTTTCGCACGGGGATCATGAAGAACACGCAGCGCGCATTCGAAACATTCGCGAAGCAGCTGAAAAAACAGGAAAAACAGTAGCGATCTTATTGGATACGAAAGGACCGGAAATTCGCACCGGAACCTTAGCAAAGCCATCCATTCAATTGAAAGCGGGTCAATCTTTGACACTCGCAATGGATGAAGTTGAGGGAAATGAAGAGAAAATTTCAGTTTCCTACAGCGGTCTGGTGAACGATGTATCCGAAGGCTCGGTCATTTTGCTTGACGACGGATTGATTGAATTGAAAGTGACCGAAATCCGTGACCGGGAAGTCATCACGCAAGTACTCAACGACGGTGAGTTGAAAAGCAAAAAAGGGGTTAACATTCCTAACGTCAGCGTCGATTTGCCGGGTATTACTGAGAAAGACGCCAAAGACATCGTATTTGGAATTAAGCAAAACATTGACTTCATCGCCGCATCGTTTGTTCGCCGAGCCTCCGATGTGCTCGAGATTCGCCAATTGCTCGAAGCGAACGAAGCGGAGCACATTCATATCATACCGAAAATCGAAAACCGCGAAGGCGTCGAAAACATTGATGAAATTCTCAATGTATCCGATGGTCTCATGGTTGCGCGCGGGGATCTCGGAGTGGAAATTCCCGCGGAAGAAGTTCCTCTTGTGCAAAAAGATTTGATACGCAAGTGCAATACTAGAGGGAAACCGGTCATTACGGCGACGCAAATGCTCGATTCGATGCAGCGAAATCCGCGTCCGACGCGGGCGGAGGCGAGCGACGTCGCAAACGCGATATTTGACGGCTCGGACGCCGTTATGCTTTCCGGAGAAACGGCGGCCGGCCAATACCCGGTTGAAGCGGTGAAAACGATGAGCAAGATCGCATTGCGGACGGAAACGGCGATCGCCTACGACGATTTGTTCGATAAATCGATGCGGGACAGTGAAACGACGATCACGGACGCCATCAGTCAATCGGTAACCCATACGGCATTGAAACTAAATGTTTCCGCCGTCATTACCGCCACTGAAAGCGGACATACGGCGAGAATGATTGCCAAATATCGTCCGAAGTCACCGATTGTTGCGGTAACGAATTCGGAGCGAGTGAAGCGGCAGTTGATGCTCGTTTGGGGCGTTGTTCCGCAACTTGGTGAGACAGCGTCATCGACGGACGAAATGCTCGACATTGCTGTGGAAGAGGCTCTGAATTCCGGAATCGTCAGACACGGCGATTTAGTTGTTATCTCTGCCGGGGTGCCTGTTGGACAAACGGGTACAACGAACTTGATGAAAGTCCACGTTGTCGGCGATGTGCTTGCAAGAGGACAAGGCATCGGGAAGATTTCCGTTTCCGGAAAGGTCGTGCTTGCCGAAAATGCGAACGAGGCGAACGAAAAAATGACCGAAGGAGCCATTCTCATTTCATATGGGACCGATCGCGACATGATGCCGGCGATCAAAAAAGCGTCGGCCATTATCGTCGAAAGAGGGGGATTGACGAGTCATGCAGCCATCATCGGATTGAATCTCGACATTCCCGTCGTCGTCGGTGTAGAAGGGGCGCTGCAATTGTTCCGCGACGGACAAGAAATTACGGTCGATCCGGAACGCGGGGATATTTACGACGGTCACGCAAGCGTATTGTAA
- the ytvI gene encoding sporulation integral membrane protein YtvI, whose amino-acid sequence MTLNYFHILARFMLVLLAVTIGFFALYYIAQLTVPFIIAVVIAFLMNPLVNFLHRTCKIPRGIAVFISIIIIFALIAGLVTLIVFEIISGITYLTNVLPDKINELIGQLQLFVSNQVMPMYNRLLNSFHNLDQTKQQTIINNIQDVGSTVTHMFSQLGQGILSVLSGFVAALPSLLAVLLFTMLGTFFISKDWYKLGNKINRIIPERAARNIGSIFADLKKALFGFIRAQLTLISITAAIDLVGLLILRVDYAISIAIITGLVDLMPYLGTGAVFVPWILYCFFTGNYFLAIGLSILYGVIIIQRQMMEPKIISSSIGLDPLATLVALFIGIELFGFLGLIVGPVVLVIIKTLHNANVFRDVWGFIIGQQT is encoded by the coding sequence TTGACATTGAATTATTTTCATATTCTCGCACGGTTCATGCTCGTTTTACTGGCGGTTACGATCGGCTTTTTCGCCTTGTATTATATTGCGCAATTGACAGTGCCTTTTATTATCGCCGTCGTCATCGCCTTTCTCATGAATCCTCTCGTCAATTTCCTGCACCGGACTTGTAAAATCCCGCGTGGAATTGCCGTGTTCATCTCCATTATCATTATCTTCGCTCTCATCGCGGGTCTCGTCACTTTGATCGTGTTTGAAATTATATCCGGGATCACGTATTTGACGAATGTGTTGCCGGACAAAATCAACGAATTGATCGGTCAGCTGCAATTGTTTGTATCGAATCAAGTCATGCCTATGTACAATCGGCTACTTAATTCTTTCCACAATTTGGATCAGACAAAACAACAAACGATCATCAACAACATTCAAGATGTCGGTTCAACCGTTACCCATATGTTTAGTCAACTTGGGCAAGGAATCCTTTCCGTCTTGTCGGGTTTCGTTGCCGCTCTACCGAGCCTGCTCGCCGTTTTGCTGTTCACGATGCTCGGCACGTTTTTCATAAGTAAAGATTGGTATAAACTCGGCAACAAAATTAACCGCATCATTCCTGAACGGGCAGCCCGAAACATCGGAAGCATATTCGCCGATTTAAAGAAAGCGCTGTTCGGCTTCATTAGAGCCCAATTGACATTGATTTCGATCACCGCGGCGATTGACCTGGTCGGCTTGTTAATTTTACGTGTCGATTACGCCATTTCCATTGCCATCATTACCGGGCTCGTCGACCTCATGCCTTATCTCGGAACCGGAGCCGTTTTTGTGCCGTGGATTCTTTATTGTTTTTTTACCGGAAATTATTTTTTGGCCATCGGCCTTTCTATCTTGTACGGCGTTATTATCATCCAAAGGCAAATGATGGAACCGAAAATCATTTCTTCGAGCATCGGACTCGACCCTTTGGCCACGCTCGTTGCGTTGTTTATCGGCATTGAGTTGTTCGGATTTCTCGGTTTGATCGTGGGACCGGTCGTTCTCGTCATTATCAAAACGCTTCACAATGCAAACGTTTTTCGAGACGTGTGGGGATTTATCATTGGCCAACAGACGTAA
- the pfkA gene encoding 6-phosphofructokinase gives MKRIGVLTSGGDSPGMNAAIRAVVRKAIFHRLEVYGIYHGYTGLIAGNIKPLEIGSVGDIIHRGGTMLYTARSEEFKTAEGQKKAIAQLKRFAIEGVVVIGGDGSFRGADKLNDYGIATIGIPGTIDNDISGTDFTIGFDTALNTVIDAIDKIRDTATSHERTYVVEVMGRDAGDLALWSGLADGAESILIPEAPYDMKQIVSRLKRGHDRGKKHSIIIVAEGVGSGVDIGRQIKQETNLETRVTVLGHIQRGGSPTAADRVLASRLGAKAVELLLEGKGGRMVGIKNNRIVDSELATAWKRSHIIDSEMYKLSQELSI, from the coding sequence TTGAAAAGGATAGGAGTATTGACGAGCGGCGGCGATTCGCCCGGCATGAATGCCGCCATCCGCGCGGTTGTGCGCAAAGCGATCTTTCACCGCTTGGAGGTTTACGGCATTTATCACGGGTATACCGGTCTCATCGCCGGGAACATTAAACCGTTGGAAATCGGTTCCGTCGGCGACATCATCCATCGCGGCGGCACGATGCTCTACACGGCTCGAAGCGAGGAGTTCAAAACGGCGGAAGGTCAAAAAAAAGCAATCGCCCAACTGAAGCGATTCGCCATTGAGGGCGTAGTCGTCATCGGCGGGGACGGTTCCTTCCGCGGAGCCGATAAATTAAACGATTACGGAATTGCGACGATCGGAATCCCGGGCACGATTGACAACGACATTTCCGGCACCGATTTCACCATCGGTTTTGATACAGCTTTAAATACGGTCATTGACGCGATTGACAAAATTCGCGACACGGCCACATCTCATGAACGTACATATGTCGTCGAAGTAATGGGCAGGGACGCCGGCGATCTTGCTTTATGGTCCGGGCTTGCGGACGGTGCCGAGTCGATTTTGATTCCCGAAGCGCCCTATGATATGAAACAAATTGTTAGTCGGTTGAAAAGAGGCCATGATCGCGGCAAAAAGCACAGCATTATTATCGTTGCCGAAGGTGTCGGAAGCGGCGTTGACATCGGCCGGCAAATTAAACAGGAAACGAATTTGGAAACGAGAGTTACCGTTCTCGGCCACATTCAACGCGGCGGTTCGCCGACTGCTGCTGACCGCGTACTCGCGAGCCGGCTCGGTGCGAAAGCGGTCGAGTTGCTGTTGGAAGGTAAAGGTGGACGCATGGTCGGGATCAAAAACAACCGAATCGTCGATTCCGAGTTGGCGACGGCGTGGAAAAGAAGCCATATCATTGATTCGGAAATGTATAAACTTTCGCAAGAACTGTCGATTTAA
- the citZ gene encoding citrate synthase, with amino-acid sequence MTQTRGLEGVVATTSSISSIIDDVLSYRGYNIDDLANHSSFEEVIYLLWNEKLPNKRELEDFKNQLAAEAEVPQAVFDQMKTYDIGNVHPMAALRTAVSTLGLFDDEADVMDEQANYRKAIRLQAKIPTIVTGFGRIRNGKEPVSPSKDLSFAANFLYMLNGEKPDEVSEKAFNKALVLHADHELNASTFTARVCVATLSDVYSGITAAISALKGPLHGGANERVIHMLTEEIKEIDKVEPYLEKAFANKQKIMGFGHRVYKSGDPRAKHLREMSKQLSEVTGTSKWYDMSVKMEKIIKDEKGLPANVDFYSASVYHNLGIEHDLFTPIFATSRVSGWLAHILEQYGNNRLIRPRAEYTGPKNQQYVPIEERE; translated from the coding sequence ATGACACAAACCCGAGGATTAGAGGGTGTTGTAGCAACCACGTCAAGCATCAGTTCGATTATTGACGACGTATTGAGTTACCGTGGCTATAACATCGACGATTTAGCCAATCATTCCAGTTTTGAAGAAGTCATTTACCTTCTTTGGAACGAAAAATTGCCTAACAAGCGCGAACTGGAAGATTTCAAAAATCAACTGGCTGCGGAGGCTGAAGTGCCGCAAGCCGTTTTTGATCAAATGAAAACGTACGATATCGGCAACGTACATCCAATGGCCGCTCTTCGCACTGCGGTTTCCACGCTCGGTCTTTTCGACGATGAAGCCGACGTGATGGATGAACAGGCGAATTATCGCAAGGCGATTCGCCTCCAGGCAAAAATCCCAACAATCGTCACGGGATTCGGACGCATCAGGAACGGCAAAGAACCCGTTTCCCCGAGCAAAGACTTGAGTTTTGCGGCTAATTTTCTTTACATGCTTAACGGAGAAAAGCCGGATGAAGTTTCCGAAAAAGCATTCAACAAAGCGCTCGTTTTGCATGCTGACCACGAACTGAATGCTTCTACCTTTACGGCACGGGTTTGTGTGGCCACACTGTCCGATGTATATTCGGGAATCACGGCCGCCATCAGCGCTTTAAAAGGACCGTTGCACGGCGGAGCGAATGAACGCGTCATTCACATGTTGACCGAGGAAATTAAAGAGATTGACAAGGTGGAACCTTACCTCGAAAAAGCGTTTGCAAACAAGCAAAAAATTATGGGATTCGGTCACCGCGTTTACAAATCAGGCGATCCGCGTGCAAAACATTTGCGTGAAATGTCGAAACAGCTGAGCGAAGTGACCGGCACTTCGAAATGGTACGACATGTCGGTGAAGATGGAAAAGATCATTAAGGACGAAAAGGGGCTGCCGGCGAACGTCGATTTTTATTCGGCATCCGTTTATCACAACCTCGGGATCGAACATGATTTGTTTACGCCGATCTTTGCCACGAGCCGCGTTTCCGGATGGTTGGCTCACATTCTTGAGCAGTATGGGAACAATCGTCTCATTCGCCCTCGTGCAGAATATACCGGACCAAAAAATCAACAGTACGTTCCGATCGAAGAACGCGAATAA
- the accA gene encoding acetyl-CoA carboxylase carboxyl transferase subunit alpha, with product MTTYLEFEKPVVQLKEKIAELKTFMEEKNIDLSQEVERLQARLEKLENEIYENMKPWDRVQVARHPVRPTTLDYISFLFEDFFECHGDRYYGDDAAIVAGIAKFHDVPVTVVGHQRGKDTKENLRRNFGCPHPEGYRKALRIMKQAEKFDRPIISFIDTKGAYPGKSAEERGQSEAIARNLFEMAGLTVPIVCVVIGEGGSGGALGIGVGDRLHMLENSTYSVISPEGAAALLWKDSGQAKRAAESMKITAPDLKELGIIDDVIPEVRGGAHHDPESQAAAIERTLSASLKELGRLTTDELLERRLQKYKSMGRYLNESVSNTTK from the coding sequence ATGACGACCTATCTCGAATTTGAAAAACCCGTCGTTCAGTTGAAAGAAAAGATCGCCGAATTGAAAACGTTCATGGAAGAAAAAAACATCGATTTGTCTCAAGAGGTGGAAAGATTGCAGGCGCGACTCGAAAAGCTTGAAAACGAAATTTACGAGAACATGAAACCGTGGGACCGTGTGCAGGTGGCACGGCACCCAGTGCGCCCGACGACTCTTGATTACATTTCCTTCTTGTTCGAGGATTTCTTCGAATGCCACGGGGATCGTTATTACGGCGATGATGCAGCGATCGTTGCCGGCATCGCGAAATTCCACGACGTTCCTGTGACGGTTGTCGGCCATCAACGCGGAAAAGACACAAAAGAAAACTTGCGGCGAAATTTTGGATGTCCGCATCCGGAAGGTTATCGAAAAGCGTTAAGAATTATGAAACAAGCCGAAAAGTTCGATCGACCGATCATCAGCTTCATCGACACGAAAGGGGCGTATCCAGGGAAATCCGCCGAGGAACGCGGACAAAGCGAAGCGATTGCGCGGAATTTGTTCGAGATGGCCGGGCTCACCGTACCGATCGTCTGTGTCGTGATCGGTGAAGGGGGGAGCGGAGGAGCTCTCGGAATCGGCGTCGGAGACCGTTTGCACATGCTTGAGAACTCCACGTATTCGGTCATTTCACCTGAAGGCGCTGCGGCCTTGCTTTGGAAAGACTCCGGGCAGGCGAAACGCGCCGCGGAGTCGATGAAGATTACTGCACCCGATTTGAAAGAGCTTGGCATAATCGATGACGTGATACCGGAAGTAAGGGGCGGTGCACATCACGATCCCGAGTCGCAGGCGGCGGCGATCGAGCGTACGCTCAGCGCTTCTCTGAAGGAACTCGGGCGGCTGACAACTGATGAATTGTTGGAGCGGCGATTGCAAAAATACAAGAGTATGGGACGCTACTTGAACGAAAGCGTTTCCAATACGACGAAATAA
- a CDS encoding malic enzyme-like NAD(P)-binding protein — MSTTREEALHIHRIHQGKLESKSKVPVRNARDLSLAYSPGVAEPCKEIYDDPSKVFEYTMKGNMVAVVSDGTAVLGLGNIGPQAALPVMEGKAVLFKSFAGVDAFPICVDTNDVDKIVETVKLLQPNFGGINLEDISGPRCFEVEERLKRETNIPIFHDDQHGTAIVTLAGLVNALKITGKSVSSVRVIVNGAGAAGIAIIKLLDRFGVKDMILCDSKGAIYEGRSEGMNDVKADIAKITNRDRLKGSLQEVIQDMDVFIGVSVEGVLTEEMVKSMNDDPVIFAMANPVPEIMPDQAKAAGAKVIGTGRSDFPNQVNNVLAFPGIFRGALDVRATHINEDMKVAAVYAIANLIAESELKDDYVIPAPFDARVAPAVAASVAKAAMETGVARKHVDPDEVAEKTRKLTAIDAD, encoded by the coding sequence TTGTCCACAACACGTGAGGAAGCGTTGCATATTCACCGGATTCACCAGGGGAAACTCGAGTCGAAATCGAAAGTTCCGGTTCGCAACGCCCGGGACTTGAGTCTCGCCTATTCCCCGGGAGTAGCGGAACCTTGCAAAGAAATTTACGATGATCCGAGCAAAGTATTCGAATATACGATGAAGGGAAACATGGTAGCGGTCGTGTCTGACGGTACGGCCGTACTCGGGCTCGGAAACATCGGTCCACAGGCAGCGCTTCCTGTAATGGAAGGGAAAGCGGTATTGTTCAAGAGTTTTGCCGGCGTCGACGCGTTTCCGATCTGTGTCGACACGAACGACGTTGACAAAATCGTCGAGACCGTGAAATTGCTGCAACCGAATTTCGGGGGCATCAATCTCGAGGATATTTCCGGACCGAGATGTTTTGAAGTTGAGGAACGATTGAAAAGGGAAACGAATATCCCGATCTTTCATGACGATCAACATGGTACGGCAATCGTCACTCTCGCAGGTCTCGTCAATGCATTGAAAATTACCGGCAAATCAGTGTCCAGTGTTCGTGTGATCGTAAACGGAGCCGGTGCCGCGGGAATTGCCATCATCAAGCTTCTTGATCGTTTTGGCGTGAAAGATATGATATTATGCGATTCGAAAGGCGCGATTTACGAAGGACGTTCCGAAGGCATGAACGACGTAAAGGCGGACATTGCGAAAATTACGAATCGTGATCGACTGAAAGGTTCCTTGCAAGAGGTCATTCAAGACATGGACGTCTTCATCGGCGTATCCGTCGAAGGCGTGCTTACCGAAGAAATGGTGAAAAGCATGAATGACGATCCTGTCATTTTCGCGATGGCCAATCCGGTACCGGAAATCATGCCGGATCAGGCGAAAGCCGCGGGAGCGAAAGTGATCGGTACGGGGCGTTCCGATTTTCCGAACCAGGTGAACAATGTACTTGCGTTTCCGGGCATATTCCGCGGGGCACTCGATGTGAGGGCCACGCATATTAACGAGGACATGAAAGTGGCGGCCGTTTACGCGATTGCGAATCTCATCGCAGAAAGTGAATTGAAGGACGATTATGTGATTCCCGCGCCGTTTGACGCGCGAGTGGCTCCGGCGGTAGCCGCGAGCGTCGCGAAAGCGGCGATGGAAACGGGCGTCGCGAGAAAACATGTCGATCCGGACGAAGTAGCCGAAAAGACGAGGAAATTGACGGCTATCGACGCCGATTGA
- a CDS encoding FxsA family protein: MKYLPLFFIVVSAAEIGLFILSGNLIGVWATLALIVLTGILGASMAKKQGSEVLKAARMQLRHGQVPGEALLDGICILIGAVLLITPGFLSDTCGFLLLVPKTREYGKAAMQKWIKKMIRNGTIYLFIRK, encoded by the coding sequence ATGAAATACTTGCCCCTGTTCTTCATCGTCGTATCTGCCGCGGAAATCGGCTTGTTCATCTTGTCCGGGAACCTTATCGGCGTATGGGCTACGCTCGCCTTGATTGTATTGACCGGAATTCTCGGAGCGTCGATGGCAAAAAAACAGGGGTCGGAAGTATTGAAAGCGGCCCGCATGCAGCTGCGTCATGGACAAGTTCCCGGAGAAGCGCTGCTTGACGGCATTTGCATCTTGATCGGGGCCGTATTATTGATTACTCCCGGGTTTTTGTCGGATACGTGCGGCTTTCTGTTGCTTGTGCCAAAAACAAGAGAATACGGAAAAGCTGCGATGCAAAAATGGATCAAAAAGATGATTCGGAACGGGACGATTTATTTGTTCATCCGAAAATAA
- a CDS encoding thioesterase family protein, translating into MAVTELTARYSETDQMGVIHHSTYVNWFEVGRTNCIRDFGVAYHEIEAAGFLLPVVEVNVSYKVPAKYEDVVQIVSKVSEYNGLRLNFHYEVKRKRDGILLVEGETKHCWTRKDMKPISLKKHWPQLHATIEKMAKEEN; encoded by the coding sequence ATGGCCGTAACCGAACTTACCGCACGCTACAGCGAAACGGATCAAATGGGCGTGATTCATCACAGCACGTACGTAAATTGGTTTGAAGTGGGAAGAACGAACTGTATTCGGGATTTCGGCGTCGCTTATCATGAAATCGAAGCAGCGGGTTTTTTGCTACCGGTCGTCGAAGTGAATGTTTCGTATAAAGTACCGGCAAAATATGAAGACGTCGTGCAGATTGTTTCGAAGGTTTCCGAGTACAATGGATTGCGTCTTAATTTTCACTATGAAGTGAAACGGAAACGGGACGGCATTTTGCTCGTTGAAGGAGAGACGAAACATTGCTGGACCCGCAAGGACATGAAACCGATCTCGTTGAAAAAACATTGGCCGCAACTGCATGCAACGATCGAAAAAATGGCAAAGGAAGAAAATTGA
- the icd gene encoding NADP-dependent isocitrate dehydrogenase, with product MANGEKIRVENGNLHVPNEPVIPFIEGDGTGPDIWAAAHRVLEAAVDKAYNGEKKIVWKEVLAGEKAYNATGEWLPQETLDTIRDYIIAIKGPLTTPVGGGIRSLNVALRQKLDLFTCLRPVRHFTGVPSPVKHPERVNMAIFRENTEDIYAGIEYQKGTDEVKKVIDFLQNEMGATNIRFPETSGIGIKPVSEEGTKRLVRAAIQYAIDEGRKSVTLVHKGNIMKFTEGAFKNWGYEVAEQDFADQTFTWAEYDRIVEKEGKDAANRAQSEAEEAGKIIVKDSIADIFLQQILTRPEEFDVVATMNLNGDYISDALAAQVGGIGIAPGANINYETGHAIFEATHGTAPKYAGLDKVNPSSLLLSGVLMLEHLNWREAADMIMKSMDKTIASKVVTYDFARLMEGATEVKTSEFADELIKNL from the coding sequence ATGGCAAACGGAGAGAAAATCAGAGTGGAAAACGGAAACTTGCACGTGCCGAACGAACCGGTGATCCCTTTCATCGAAGGCGACGGAACCGGTCCGGATATTTGGGCCGCTGCGCATCGCGTGCTTGAAGCTGCGGTGGATAAAGCGTATAACGGTGAAAAGAAAATTGTTTGGAAAGAAGTGCTCGCGGGCGAAAAAGCTTACAACGCGACCGGAGAATGGCTGCCGCAGGAAACGCTCGATACGATTCGCGACTACATAATTGCGATTAAAGGACCGCTTACGACACCTGTAGGCGGGGGTATTCGTTCATTAAACGTCGCGCTGCGGCAAAAGCTTGACTTGTTTACTTGCCTGCGTCCCGTACGTCATTTTACGGGCGTTCCTTCGCCTGTGAAACATCCGGAACGTGTAAACATGGCGATTTTCCGTGAAAATACGGAAGACATTTATGCGGGCATCGAATACCAAAAAGGCACAGACGAAGTGAAAAAAGTGATCGATTTCTTGCAAAATGAAATGGGCGCGACGAATATTCGATTCCCGGAAACGTCGGGCATCGGCATTAAGCCGGTATCCGAAGAAGGAACAAAACGCCTCGTTCGTGCAGCCATTCAATATGCGATTGATGAAGGCCGCAAGAGCGTAACCCTTGTTCATAAAGGGAACATCATGAAATTCACTGAAGGGGCGTTCAAGAACTGGGGCTACGAAGTGGCTGAGCAAGATTTCGCAGACCAAACGTTCACTTGGGCGGAATATGACCGCATCGTCGAAAAAGAAGGCAAAGATGCCGCAAACCGCGCGCAATCCGAAGCTGAAGAAGCAGGAAAAATTATCGTGAAAGATTCAATCGCCGATATCTTCCTGCAACAAATTTTGACACGTCCTGAAGAGTTTGACGTCGTTGCAACGATGAACTTGAACGGTGACTACATTTCTGACGCCCTCGCTGCACAAGTAGGCGGCATTGGCATCGCTCCGGGTGCCAACATCAACTACGAAACAGGGCACGCCATCTTCGAAGCGACGCATGGAACGGCTCCGAAATATGCCGGTCTCGACAAAGTCAACCCGTCGTCGTTGTTGCTTTCCGGTGTTTTGATGCTTGAACATTTGAATTGGCGTGAAGCAGCCGATATGATCATGAAGTCGATGGATAAGACGATTGCCAGCAAGGTCGTCACATACGATTTCGCTCGGTTGATGGAAGGCGCGACGGAAGTAAAGACTTCCGAATTCGCCGACGAGTTAATTAAAAATCTTTAA